One segment of Tenrec ecaudatus isolate mTenEca1 chromosome 1, mTenEca1.hap1, whole genome shotgun sequence DNA contains the following:
- the PSRC1 gene encoding proline/serine-rich coiled-coil protein 1 isoform X1 — protein sequence MPALIGCGAVCLALLWGVCPRSSPVCGRNTSFTVCLSREEEDTAVLATSEKPLRRGLSHRSDPNAVAPTLQAPRFSLGPLSPEKLEEILQEANRLAARLEQCALQEPESTREGPAPRQVKPSPRRETFVLKDSPVRDLLPTVSSLARSTPSPRSLTPRLRSGDRKGSVRPLRTTSGKRLAGAKRESPTCNLFPASKSPASSPLARSTPPSRSSPANRSTPPSRSTPPSRSTPAKRSTPPSRSTPPSRSTLPCRPAAQVPVPGQARPSGRARAAAPARPVLAPQQPSASNSQRPAPLQGAAAKPSSRLPVPTGLPRPAGRMPLSSRSVLPCKGGPPPDSLSSHKGLPRPSAAGHRVPVSRRPNLPATGATRSNLQAPRKAAVPGPTR from the exons ATGCCAGCTCTCATAGGGTGTGGGGCTGTGTGCCTGGCTCTATTGTGGGGCGTTTGTCCCCGCTCCTCTCCTGTGTGTGGGCGCAATACCTCGTTTACTGTCTGTCTCAGTCGTGAGGAGGAAGACACAGCAGTGTTGGCAACTTCGGAGAAGCCACTTCGACGGGGCCTCTCCCACCGAAGTGACCCGAACGCAGTGGCCCCCACCCTCCAGGCCCCGAGGTTCAGCTTAGGGCCCCTCAGCCCTGAGAAGCTGGAGGAGATCCTGCAAGAGGCCAACCGCCTGGCCGCTAGGCTGGAGCAGTGCGCGCTGCAGGAGCCCGAGAGCACCCGCGAGGGCCCAGCGCCTCGCCAGGTGAAGCCCAGCCCTCGCCGGGAGACTTTTGTGTTGAAGGACAGTCCTGTGCGGGACCTGCTGCCCACCGTGAGCTCTTTGGCTCGAAGCACGCCCTCTCCACGCAGCCTGACGCCCCGACTGCGGAGCGGTGACCGAAAGGGCTCAGTCAGGCCTCTTCGGACCACATCTGGAAAGAGGCTGGCCGGTGCTAAGAGG GAATCGCCCACATGCAATCTGTTCCCTGCATCAAAAAGCCCAGCATCTTCTCCTCTTGCCCGATCCACGCCTCCAAGCCGATCCAGCCCCGCAAACCGATCCACCCCCCCAAGCCGATCTACCCCCCCAAGCCGATCCACCCCCGCAAAgcgatccacccctcccagccgATCCACACCCCCAAGCCGCTCCACCCTTCCATGCCGACCAGCTGCTCAGGTCCCGGTCCCGGGGCAAGCCAGGCCCAGTGGGCGAGCCCGAGCAG CTGCCCCTGCCAGGCCAGTCCTGGCCCCACAGCAGCCTTCCGCCAGCAACTCTCAGCGCCCAGCCCCGCTGCAAGGTGCAGCTGCTAAGCCTTCAAGTCGGCTGCCGGTCCCCacgggcctccccaggcctgccgGTCGCATGCCACTCTCCAGCCGGAGTGTACTGCCCTGCAAAGGTGGTCCTCCTCCAGATTCTCTGTCAAGTCACAAAGGGCTTCCAAGACCAAGTGCTGCAGGCCACCGAG TTCCTGTTTCCAGGCGACCAAATCTCCCTGCCACCGGTGCTACACGCAGCAATCTGCAGGCCCCCAGGAAAGCCGCCGTTCCAGGGCCTACCAG GTAA
- the PSRC1 gene encoding proline/serine-rich coiled-coil protein 1 isoform X2, with product MENSEEDVKFIVDETLDFGGLSPSDSREEEDTAVLATSEKPLRRGLSHRSDPNAVAPTLQAPRFSLGPLSPEKLEEILQEANRLAARLEQCALQEPESTREGPAPRQVKPSPRRETFVLKDSPVRDLLPTVSSLARSTPSPRSLTPRLRSGDRKGSVRPLRTTSGKRLAGAKRESPTCNLFPASKSPASSPLARSTPPSRSSPANRSTPPSRSTPPSRSTPAKRSTPPSRSTPPSRSTLPCRPAAQVPVPGQARPSGRARAAAPARPVLAPQQPSASNSQRPAPLQGAAAKPSSRLPVPTGLPRPAGRMPLSSRSVLPCKGGPPPDSLSSHKGLPRPSAAGHRVPVSRRPNLPATGATRSNLQAPRKAAVPGPTR from the exons ATGGAGAATTCGGAGGAAG ATGTCAAGTTTATTGTGGATGAGACCTTGGATTTTGGAGGGTTGTCACCATCTGACAG TCGTGAGGAGGAAGACACAGCAGTGTTGGCAACTTCGGAGAAGCCACTTCGACGGGGCCTCTCCCACCGAAGTGACCCGAACGCAGTGGCCCCCACCCTCCAGGCCCCGAGGTTCAGCTTAGGGCCCCTCAGCCCTGAGAAGCTGGAGGAGATCCTGCAAGAGGCCAACCGCCTGGCCGCTAGGCTGGAGCAGTGCGCGCTGCAGGAGCCCGAGAGCACCCGCGAGGGCCCAGCGCCTCGCCAGGTGAAGCCCAGCCCTCGCCGGGAGACTTTTGTGTTGAAGGACAGTCCTGTGCGGGACCTGCTGCCCACCGTGAGCTCTTTGGCTCGAAGCACGCCCTCTCCACGCAGCCTGACGCCCCGACTGCGGAGCGGTGACCGAAAGGGCTCAGTCAGGCCTCTTCGGACCACATCTGGAAAGAGGCTGGCCGGTGCTAAGAGG GAATCGCCCACATGCAATCTGTTCCCTGCATCAAAAAGCCCAGCATCTTCTCCTCTTGCCCGATCCACGCCTCCAAGCCGATCCAGCCCCGCAAACCGATCCACCCCCCCAAGCCGATCTACCCCCCCAAGCCGATCCACCCCCGCAAAgcgatccacccctcccagccgATCCACACCCCCAAGCCGCTCCACCCTTCCATGCCGACCAGCTGCTCAGGTCCCGGTCCCGGGGCAAGCCAGGCCCAGTGGGCGAGCCCGAGCAG CTGCCCCTGCCAGGCCAGTCCTGGCCCCACAGCAGCCTTCCGCCAGCAACTCTCAGCGCCCAGCCCCGCTGCAAGGTGCAGCTGCTAAGCCTTCAAGTCGGCTGCCGGTCCCCacgggcctccccaggcctgccgGTCGCATGCCACTCTCCAGCCGGAGTGTACTGCCCTGCAAAGGTGGTCCTCCTCCAGATTCTCTGTCAAGTCACAAAGGGCTTCCAAGACCAAGTGCTGCAGGCCACCGAG TTCCTGTTTCCAGGCGACCAAATCTCCCTGCCACCGGTGCTACACGCAGCAATCTGCAGGCCCCCAGGAAAGCCGCCGTTCCAGGGCCTACCAG GTAA